A stretch of the Cottoperca gobio chromosome 2, fCotGob3.1, whole genome shotgun sequence genome encodes the following:
- the LOC115020962 gene encoding glycerol kinase isoform X1, protein MNSTMAASSHRIMLGPLVAAIDQGTSSTRFLVFNSKTAELLSHHQVEIKQSFPKEGWVEEDPKEILQSVYECMERTCEKLTQLNIDISNIKAIGVTNQRETTLVWDKETGEPLYNAIVWLDLRTQSTVERLINKTPGRNKNHLKHKTGLPISTYFSAVKLRWMMDNVDEVRKAVVSHRAMFGTVDSWLIWCLTGGKSGGVHCTDVTNASRTMLFNIHTLDWDPELCEYFGIPMEILPRVRSSSEIYGLMKICSSRKSGALSGIPISGCLGDQSAALVGQMCFQDGQAKNTYGTGCFLLRNTGAKPVMSEHGLLTTVAYKLGRDQPACYALEGSVAIAGAVVRWLQDNLGIIGSSEELEKLAASVGTSYGCYFVPAFSGLYAPYWEPSARGIICGLTQFTNKSHVAFAALEAVCFQTREILDAMNQDSGIPLTQLQVDGGMTSNKLLMQLQADILCIPVVKPSMPETTALGAAMAAGAAEGVSVWSLNPEDLSEVTSEKFEPQINTEESEFRYARWKKAVQKSMNWETTEPAGNGNGESSIFSSVPLGFFIIGSLFMLVGAKYLAGNN, encoded by the exons ATGAACAGCACCATGGCCGCGTCCTCGCATAGGATAATGTTGGGGCCCCTGGTTGCAGCCATCGACCAGGGCACGAGCTCCACTCGTTTTTTG GTGTTTAATTCAAAAACGGCCGAGCTCCTCAGCCATCATCAGGTGGAAATCAAACAGAGCTTCCCCAAAGAAGG ATGGGTGGAGGAAGACCCCAAAGAAATCCTGCAGTCGGTGTACGAGTGCATGGAGCGTACGTGTGAAAAACTCACCCAGCTCAACATAGACATCTCCAACATTAAAG CTATTGGAGTGACCAACCAAAGAGAGACCACGCTTGtttgggacaaagagacggggGAGCCTCTCTACAATGCCATCG tttGGCTGGACCTGCGGACTCAATCGACAGTTGAACGTCTAATCAACAAAACGCCAGGAAGGAATAAGAACCACTTGAAG CATAAAACGGGGCTCCCGATCAGCACTTACTTCAGCGCGGTGAAACTTCGCTGGATGATGGACAACGTGGACGAGGTCCGTAAAGCCGTCGTGTCACACCGCGCCATGTTCGGCACCGTGGACTCCTGGCTCATCTGG TGTTTGACTGGAGGGAAGTCGGGCGGAGTCCACTGCACAGATGTGACCAACGCAAGCAGAACCATGCTGTTCAACATTCACACTTTGGACTGGGACCCAGAACTTTGCGA ATATTTTGGTATTCCCATGGAGATCTTGCCCAGAGTGAGAAGTTCTTCAGAAATCTATGGCCTCATG AAAATATGTTCTAGTCGG AAATCTGGAGCTCTCTCCGGTATCCCTATTTCAGGG TGTCTCGGGGATCAGTCGGCAGCTCTCGTTGGACAGATGTGTTTTCAGGATGGGCAGGCGAAAAACAC GTATGGAACTGGCTGCTTTCTCCTGCGAAACACTGGAGCCAAG CCTGTAATGTCGGAACACGGCCTTCTGACCACTGTGGCGTACAAACTTGGCCGGGACCAACCTGCCTGTTACGCGCTCGAG GGCTCTGTGGCCATCGCAGGAGCTGTGGTTCGTTGGCTGCAGGACAATCTCGGGATCATCGGGTCATCTGAAGAGCTCG AGAAGTTGGCTGCATCAGTCGGCACATCCTACGGTTGTTATTTTGTTCCTGCATTTTCGGGTCTCTACGCACCTTACTGGGAGCCCAGTGCGAGAGG GATCATCTGTGGGTTAACTCAGTTTACTAATAAGAGTCACGTTGCATTCGCTGCACTGGAAGCTGTGTGTTTCCAGACACGGGAG ATACTGGACGCCATGAATCAGGACAGCGGCATCCCACTAACTCAGCTCCAGGTGGACGGAGGAATGACGTCCAACAAGCTGCTGATGCAGCTGCAGGCAGACATTCTCTGCATTCCTGTTG TGAAGCCGTCCATGCCCGAGACCACAGCTCTGGGTGCAGCGATGGCGGCAGGGGCGGCggagggtgtgagtgtgtggagtCTGAACCCAGAGGACCTGAGTGAAGTCACCTCGGAGAAGTTCGAGCCTCAGATCAACACCGAAG AGAGCGAGTTTCGGTACGCTCGATGGAAGAAGGCGGTTCAGAAATCCATGAACTGGGAGACGACGGAGCCTGCCGGTAATGGAAACG GTGAATCTAGTATCTTCAGCAGCGTCCCCCTGGGCTTCTTCATCATCGGCAGCTTGTTTATGTTAGTCGGTGCAAAATACCTCGCAG GCAACAACTAG
- the LOC115020962 gene encoding glycerol kinase isoform X2, translating to MNSTMAASSHRIMLGPLVAAIDQGTSSTRFLVFNSKTAELLSHHQVEIKQSFPKEGWVEEDPKEILQSVYECMERTCEKLTQLNIDISNIKAIGVTNQRETTLVWDKETGEPLYNAIVWLDLRTQSTVERLINKTPGRNKNHLKHKTGLPISTYFSAVKLRWMMDNVDEVRKAVVSHRAMFGTVDSWLIWCLTGGKSGGVHCTDVTNASRTMLFNIHTLDWDPELCEYFGIPMEILPRVRSSSEIYGLMKSGALSGIPISGCLGDQSAALVGQMCFQDGQAKNTYGTGCFLLRNTGAKPVMSEHGLLTTVAYKLGRDQPACYALEGSVAIAGAVVRWLQDNLGIIGSSEELEKLAASVGTSYGCYFVPAFSGLYAPYWEPSARGIICGLTQFTNKSHVAFAALEAVCFQTREILDAMNQDSGIPLTQLQVDGGMTSNKLLMQLQADILCIPVVKPSMPETTALGAAMAAGAAEGVSVWSLNPEDLSEVTSEKFEPQINTEESEFRYARWKKAVQKSMNWETTEPAGNGNGESSIFSSVPLGFFIIGSLFMLVGAKYLAGNN from the exons ATGAACAGCACCATGGCCGCGTCCTCGCATAGGATAATGTTGGGGCCCCTGGTTGCAGCCATCGACCAGGGCACGAGCTCCACTCGTTTTTTG GTGTTTAATTCAAAAACGGCCGAGCTCCTCAGCCATCATCAGGTGGAAATCAAACAGAGCTTCCCCAAAGAAGG ATGGGTGGAGGAAGACCCCAAAGAAATCCTGCAGTCGGTGTACGAGTGCATGGAGCGTACGTGTGAAAAACTCACCCAGCTCAACATAGACATCTCCAACATTAAAG CTATTGGAGTGACCAACCAAAGAGAGACCACGCTTGtttgggacaaagagacggggGAGCCTCTCTACAATGCCATCG tttGGCTGGACCTGCGGACTCAATCGACAGTTGAACGTCTAATCAACAAAACGCCAGGAAGGAATAAGAACCACTTGAAG CATAAAACGGGGCTCCCGATCAGCACTTACTTCAGCGCGGTGAAACTTCGCTGGATGATGGACAACGTGGACGAGGTCCGTAAAGCCGTCGTGTCACACCGCGCCATGTTCGGCACCGTGGACTCCTGGCTCATCTGG TGTTTGACTGGAGGGAAGTCGGGCGGAGTCCACTGCACAGATGTGACCAACGCAAGCAGAACCATGCTGTTCAACATTCACACTTTGGACTGGGACCCAGAACTTTGCGA ATATTTTGGTATTCCCATGGAGATCTTGCCCAGAGTGAGAAGTTCTTCAGAAATCTATGGCCTCATG AAATCTGGAGCTCTCTCCGGTATCCCTATTTCAGGG TGTCTCGGGGATCAGTCGGCAGCTCTCGTTGGACAGATGTGTTTTCAGGATGGGCAGGCGAAAAACAC GTATGGAACTGGCTGCTTTCTCCTGCGAAACACTGGAGCCAAG CCTGTAATGTCGGAACACGGCCTTCTGACCACTGTGGCGTACAAACTTGGCCGGGACCAACCTGCCTGTTACGCGCTCGAG GGCTCTGTGGCCATCGCAGGAGCTGTGGTTCGTTGGCTGCAGGACAATCTCGGGATCATCGGGTCATCTGAAGAGCTCG AGAAGTTGGCTGCATCAGTCGGCACATCCTACGGTTGTTATTTTGTTCCTGCATTTTCGGGTCTCTACGCACCTTACTGGGAGCCCAGTGCGAGAGG GATCATCTGTGGGTTAACTCAGTTTACTAATAAGAGTCACGTTGCATTCGCTGCACTGGAAGCTGTGTGTTTCCAGACACGGGAG ATACTGGACGCCATGAATCAGGACAGCGGCATCCCACTAACTCAGCTCCAGGTGGACGGAGGAATGACGTCCAACAAGCTGCTGATGCAGCTGCAGGCAGACATTCTCTGCATTCCTGTTG TGAAGCCGTCCATGCCCGAGACCACAGCTCTGGGTGCAGCGATGGCGGCAGGGGCGGCggagggtgtgagtgtgtggagtCTGAACCCAGAGGACCTGAGTGAAGTCACCTCGGAGAAGTTCGAGCCTCAGATCAACACCGAAG AGAGCGAGTTTCGGTACGCTCGATGGAAGAAGGCGGTTCAGAAATCCATGAACTGGGAGACGACGGAGCCTGCCGGTAATGGAAACG GTGAATCTAGTATCTTCAGCAGCGTCCCCCTGGGCTTCTTCATCATCGGCAGCTTGTTTATGTTAGTCGGTGCAAAATACCTCGCAG GCAACAACTAG